In the Onychostoma macrolepis isolate SWU-2019 chromosome 09, ASM1243209v1, whole genome shotgun sequence genome, one interval contains:
- the marco gene encoding macrophage receptor MARCO isoform X1, with protein sequence METDVDEIDGKASVFSQANPLYDNTMKLYEADRYDFQHSELKTKKPVKKRCCIPVLILFSLLLIGLNSLLAYKVFTLEAWVHLHCTSADAKTEELKSAQGFNLGSSSSDQECLSDMCGNDGTLEKLRTQLNQLNISAQRAMVCPPGPPGPPGRPGLHGPPGMPGILGQKGQTGSPGQVGEPGTPGEKGQKGDQGLAGERGPAGMTGPPGIPGLKGDTGARGIIGLPGTDGRQGADGKLGIPGTPGIPGPPGLKGDPGARGEKGEQGPSGPSGSPGRMGQSGLPGLPGQKGSPGPKGDTGVGLPGPPGQVGQKGSQGLPGIPGLRGPNGEKGSKGDSGLRGAQGLKGEKGDAGSPGGAPAVVRLVGSSSRGRVEVFHENVWGTVCDDSFDSVDASVVCKMLGFQRATQVFTAGAGTGRIWLDEMRCTGNERSIFDCPHAGMGVNNCNHSEDVGVSCA encoded by the exons ATGGAGACCGACGTGGATGAAATTGATGGGAAGGCCTCTGTATTCAGCCAAGCAAACCCTCTTTATGACAACACCATGAAGCTCTATGAGGCTGACCGATATGACTTCCAGCACAGTG AGCTAAAGACTAAGAAACCAGTGAAAAAACGTTGCTGTATTCCTGTTCTCATACTGTTTTCCCTGCTGCTGATTGGACTGAATTCTTTGCTGGCCTATAAAG TCTTCACTCTGGAGGCTTGGGTTCACCTTCACTGTACATCAGCTGATGCCAAAACAGAGGAACTCAAGTCTGCTCAGGGATTCAATCTGGGCAGCTCCAGTTCAGATCAG GAGTGTCTCTCTGATATGTGTGGGAACGATGGGACTCTAGAGAAACTAAGGACTCAACTAAACCAGCTCAATATTAGTGCACAaagag cCATGGTTTGTCCGCCTGGTCCACCTGGTCCACCTGGCAGACCTGGATTACACG GTCCTCCTGGAATGCCAGGGATACTGGGACAGAAAGGACAGACTGGCTCACCAG GTCAGGTAGGTGAGCCTGGAACTCCTGGTGAAAAAGGACAGAAAGGAGACCAAGGACTAGCAGGTGAAAGGGGCCCAGCTGGCATGACGGGTCCACCTG GTATTCCGGGCTTGAAGGGGGATACAGGAGCAAGAGGAATAATAG GTTTACCTGGGACTGACGGTCGTCAAGGTGCAGATGGAAAGCTTGGTATCCCAGGAACACCAGGGATCCCTGGACCACCAG GTCTTAAAGGAGACCCAGGTGCCAGAGGTGAGAAAGGAGAACAGGGACCTTCAGGTCCTAGTG GGTCTCCTGGTCGGATGGGACAATCTGGTCTGCCAGGACTACCTGGACAAAAAGGTTCACCTGGACCAAAGGGAGACACTGGTGTTGGCCTTCCAG GGCCACCAGGACAAGTGGGGCAAAAGGGAAGTCAAGGATTGCCAG GTATCCCTGGACTTCGAGGTCCGAATGGAGAAAAGGGCAGTAAAGGTGATTCGG GCCTAAGGGGAGCTCAAG GTCTTAAGGGAGAGAAAGGTGATGCAGGATCCCCGGGTGGCGCCCCTG CTGTGGTTCGTTTAGTGGGAAGTTCCAGCCGTGGAAGAGTTGAGGTGTTTCATGAGAATGTCTGGGGAACAGTGTGTGATGACAGCTTTGACTCTGTGGACGCTTCGGTGGTGTGCAAGATGTTGGGTTTCCAGAGGGCCACTCAGGTGTTCACGGCTGGTGCAG GAACTGGACGCATCTGGCTGGATGAGATGAGATGTACCGGAAATGAGAGGAGCATTTTTGACTGTCCACATGCAGGAATGGGAGTTAATAACTGTAACCACAGCGAGGATGTGGGAGTTAGCTGTGCctga
- the marco gene encoding macrophage receptor MARCO isoform X2, producing MQSFFTLEAWVHLHCTSADAKTEELKSAQGFNLGSSSSDQECLSDMCGNDGTLEKLRTQLNQLNISAQRAMVCPPGPPGPPGRPGLHGPPGMPGILGQKGQTGSPGQVGEPGTPGEKGQKGDQGLAGERGPAGMTGPPGIPGLKGDTGARGIIGLPGTDGRQGADGKLGIPGTPGIPGPPGLKGDPGARGEKGEQGPSGPSGSPGRMGQSGLPGLPGQKGSPGPKGDTGVGLPGPPGQVGQKGSQGLPGIPGLRGPNGEKGSKGDSGLRGAQGLKGEKGDAGSPGGAPAVVRLVGSSSRGRVEVFHENVWGTVCDDSFDSVDASVVCKMLGFQRATQVFTAGAGTGRIWLDEMRCTGNERSIFDCPHAGMGVNNCNHSEDVGVSCA from the exons ATGCAATCAT TCTTCACTCTGGAGGCTTGGGTTCACCTTCACTGTACATCAGCTGATGCCAAAACAGAGGAACTCAAGTCTGCTCAGGGATTCAATCTGGGCAGCTCCAGTTCAGATCAG GAGTGTCTCTCTGATATGTGTGGGAACGATGGGACTCTAGAGAAACTAAGGACTCAACTAAACCAGCTCAATATTAGTGCACAaagag cCATGGTTTGTCCGCCTGGTCCACCTGGTCCACCTGGCAGACCTGGATTACACG GTCCTCCTGGAATGCCAGGGATACTGGGACAGAAAGGACAGACTGGCTCACCAG GTCAGGTAGGTGAGCCTGGAACTCCTGGTGAAAAAGGACAGAAAGGAGACCAAGGACTAGCAGGTGAAAGGGGCCCAGCTGGCATGACGGGTCCACCTG GTATTCCGGGCTTGAAGGGGGATACAGGAGCAAGAGGAATAATAG GTTTACCTGGGACTGACGGTCGTCAAGGTGCAGATGGAAAGCTTGGTATCCCAGGAACACCAGGGATCCCTGGACCACCAG GTCTTAAAGGAGACCCAGGTGCCAGAGGTGAGAAAGGAGAACAGGGACCTTCAGGTCCTAGTG GGTCTCCTGGTCGGATGGGACAATCTGGTCTGCCAGGACTACCTGGACAAAAAGGTTCACCTGGACCAAAGGGAGACACTGGTGTTGGCCTTCCAG GGCCACCAGGACAAGTGGGGCAAAAGGGAAGTCAAGGATTGCCAG GTATCCCTGGACTTCGAGGTCCGAATGGAGAAAAGGGCAGTAAAGGTGATTCGG GCCTAAGGGGAGCTCAAG GTCTTAAGGGAGAGAAAGGTGATGCAGGATCCCCGGGTGGCGCCCCTG CTGTGGTTCGTTTAGTGGGAAGTTCCAGCCGTGGAAGAGTTGAGGTGTTTCATGAGAATGTCTGGGGAACAGTGTGTGATGACAGCTTTGACTCTGTGGACGCTTCGGTGGTGTGCAAGATGTTGGGTTTCCAGAGGGCCACTCAGGTGTTCACGGCTGGTGCAG GAACTGGACGCATCTGGCTGGATGAGATGAGATGTACCGGAAATGAGAGGAGCATTTTTGACTGTCCACATGCAGGAATGGGAGTTAATAACTGTAACCACAGCGAGGATGTGGGAGTTAGCTGTGCctga